From the genome of Candidatus Hydrogenedentota bacterium:
CCGATTTCCAAATCGGCATGTCGTGTTTCAGCAAGCCGATTTGGAAATCGGCGTTGCATTCCGAAACGTTCACGACTCCGAGAACACGGTACTCTCAATCTTTTGAGTATCCGGGTGAAATCCGATGGGGCCACAATGTCCGATTTCATTAAAGTCCCTTCGGGAATGAAACGGTTGCCGTTGTCCCATGGCCGTTCCCGCCCTCGATGGAAATCGTTCCGCCGTGCGCCTCGACGATTCTGCGGCAAATGGCAAGGCCGAGGCCGGTTCCATGGGTCTTCGTCGTGAAAAAGGGACGGAACAGGTTGGAGCGGGCGTCCGGTGCGAGACCGCCGCCGTTGTCATGCAGGATCAACGCCACGCTGTCGGCCGTTTCCCTGAATGTCCACCGCATCATGGGAACGTCCGGCGCGGCCGCGCGAATCGCATCCGCCGCGTTCGACATGAGATTGTGCATGATCTGCCCTACGAGCGCGGCGTCCACGGGGGCCATGACAGTCCCGTCGCCTTCCACGACGATCCGGATTCCGGCGAAAGCATGCGCATTGGCGGCCTCGCCGGAGATCTTTTCCGCCAGCGCGCGCAAATCCACCGGCGCCTTGCACGGTTCCCATGGCCTTGCGAACAGGAGCAACTGGCCGATGATATGATCCATGCGGCGAATCTGGGCCAGCGCTTCTTCCATGACTTCCCGGCGGGAGTCGTTTTCCGCGAGTTCGCCCCGCAACACTTGTAGCGCCGCGCTGAGGCCGGCCAGGGGATTGCGCATCTCATGGGCGACGGACGCGCCCATTTCGCCTAGCGTCGCAAGGTGTTCCGCGCGCAGGACACGCTCCTGCATGACCCGCAGATCGGCTTCCGCCCGTTCCCGTTCCGCGCGGTCGTCCTGAATCCGCTGCACCATCCGGTTGAATTCCGTCGCCAGCGAGCCGATCTCGTCGTTCCGGGGCGGCAGGTCAACATGAACGAGATCCTTTTCCCTTCCGACGCGCGCCACGTGCCGCGTCAGGCCCATCAGCGGGCCGAGCACCGATCGCTGTAAAAAGATCAGCACTGCGATGAACACCGCGAGTCCCGTGAATCCCATCGCCCAGAGCGTCATGTCCATGACGTTTTGCCCCTTGCGCATGATATTCCGGTCTGTCGTTATGTGCAGCCGCAGCAGCGGCTTGCCCTGAATGTCGGGCACGATGGTCGAAACCCGCAGCAATCGATCGGATTCTTCCGCGAAGGCAAAGGCGCGCGGCGAATCGGCGCGCTCGATCATCATGCCGGCTACCGGGGTCTCGGGCAAGAGTTCCAACCGGACCGGAACGCGGGCCGTTTCGCCCAGGGCCGCGGCGGTTTTCGCGTCGCAGAACCGCCCCATGACCAGCGTGCCGCGAACAGGCCCGAGATTGTTCGAGGTTAGAATGGGCCGCGCGGCAACCATCATGGCGCCCCGGCTCGTGCGAAGTAGGCCTGTTATCTTACGCTGGGATTCGTTGTGTTGTAACAATGGGTGCG
Proteins encoded in this window:
- a CDS encoding CHASE4 domain-containing protein; the protein is MEDATRVMALLQREIYYLDSLCLDWAWWDDTYDYTKSGDANYEESNLTDTSFTDNKLNLIFILDIDGKVKFGRICEFGHKNNGIHDLSLPEFPKGQWPSTHPLLQHNESQRKITGLLRTSRGAMMVAARPILTSNNLGPVRGTLVMGRFCDAKTAAALGETARVPVRLELLPETPVAGMMIERADSPRAFAFAEESDRLLRVSTIVPDIQGKPLLRLHITTDRNIMRKGQNVMDMTLWAMGFTGLAVFIAVLIFLQRSVLGPLMGLTRHVARVGREKDLVHVDLPPRNDEIGSLATEFNRMVQRIQDDRAERERAEADLRVMQERVLRAEHLATLGEMGASVAHEMRNPLAGLSAALQVLRGELAENDSRREVMEEALAQIRRMDHIIGQLLLFARPWEPCKAPVDLRALAEKISGEAANAHAFAGIRIVVEGDGTVMAPVDAALVGQIMHNLMSNAADAIRAAAPDVPMMRWTFRETADSVALILHDNGGGLAPDARSNLFRPFFTTKTHGTGLGLAICRRIVEAHGGTISIEGGNGHGTTATVSFPKGL